In Fodinibius saliphilus, a genomic segment contains:
- a CDS encoding DUF952 domain-containing protein, with translation MRDDLLFHITTKEEFKEYQNNSRYEPESLDEEGFIHFSSGEQVEDTANRLYKNNDRILLLVIDVSTLGENIKYEKDEETGEKFPHLYKALDTSAIIDKIEIASESDGFFKIGFSSNS, from the coding sequence ATGCGCGACGATCTGCTATTTCATATTACTACAAAAGAAGAGTTTAAAGAGTATCAAAATAACAGTAGGTATGAACCGGAATCCCTTGATGAAGAAGGATTTATCCATTTTTCAAGTGGGGAACAAGTTGAGGATACGGCCAACCGTTTATATAAAAATAATGACAGAATCCTTTTACTGGTAATCGATGTCTCTACCTTAGGTGAAAATATTAAATACGAAAAAGATGAAGAAACCGGTGAGAAGTTTCCCCATCTATATAAAGCCCTTGATACCAGTGCTATAATAGATAAAATTGAGATTGCCTCAGAGTCAGACGGATTTTTTAAAATCGGTTTCAGCTCAAATTCATGA
- a CDS encoding succinyl-diaminopimelate desuccinylase, translated as MIERAIKHITGTAQVPSFSSYEERLHPYINAVVNELPQVNKIEVHGNNLLYKVGDQQDRPTIALAAHLDKINHYGDEYPQQLPVKVTDDYIEGAMDDCAGLGMLLTIAEMKSDHDWPNLLLFFSEMEESKGLKEHPELLKNNGSGYTHGMGAKRIATHCVEHDWVPDEVITLDTTPLFKGEPGIALYSKHWEYNDLEPSESLIEATEKTVGRFIRIDARIKIDNNTNDYLHYGEVFNNKADKAVVSVALEPAIYPYHQKGERVFIRDIERTLNIVSEYLNNYSV; from the coding sequence ATGATTGAACGAGCTATAAAACATATTACAGGTACAGCTCAGGTTCCCTCATTTAGTAGTTATGAGGAACGGTTACATCCCTATATTAATGCTGTTGTTAACGAACTGCCACAGGTTAATAAAATTGAGGTTCACGGCAATAACCTACTTTATAAAGTTGGAGATCAGCAAGATCGCCCGACTATAGCATTAGCTGCTCATCTTGATAAAATTAATCATTATGGTGATGAATATCCTCAACAGCTACCGGTAAAAGTAACCGATGATTATATTGAAGGAGCTATGGATGATTGTGCCGGTCTTGGCATGCTTCTAACGATCGCCGAAATGAAATCTGATCATGATTGGCCTAATTTGTTACTCTTTTTCTCTGAAATGGAAGAGAGTAAAGGGCTTAAAGAACATCCTGAACTCCTTAAGAATAATGGAAGTGGCTATACCCACGGAATGGGAGCAAAGCGTATAGCAACACATTGTGTAGAGCATGATTGGGTTCCCGATGAAGTGATTACCCTGGATACTACGCCTTTATTTAAAGGGGAACCTGGTATAGCTCTCTATTCAAAACATTGGGAATATAATGACTTAGAACCTTCAGAGTCCCTTATTGAAGCTACTGAAAAAACCGTAGGACGGTTTATCCGTATCGATGCCCGTATCAAAATTGATAACAATACCAACGATTACCTGCATTACGGAGAAGTATTTAATAATAAAGCTGATAAGGCGGTTGTTTCTGTTGCCCTTGAACCCGCCATCTATCCATATCATCAAAAAGGAGAACGGGTTTTTATTAGAGATATTGAACGTACCCTCAACATTGTATCGGAATATTTAAATAACTATTCTGTTTGA
- a CDS encoding diacylglycerol/lipid kinase family protein yields the protein MKRYAFIYNPAARNGKSNKQLHRLKQQIDTHSHCILLKSKKKGDITQLVRQHIGDYDVFVACGGDGTVREIAGELLHTTKELGIIPMGTGNDLCKTLGIPKDMDRALEILFQQTATAIDVGKCNEFIFLNTLGLGFDGLTNKYSYNFNSLPSFLRYIVAAIRTTFTHSAFIVMSDWFDNPKKVIMLSFANGRVEGGNFRIAPEASITDQQLDMVTIRKVRRWLIPLLLPVFYFGKASKLPQVQYQQIDKINFTIDQPVDIHADGEIIESGETDFTVSILSGALSVICKL from the coding sequence TTGAAACGGTACGCATTTATATATAATCCTGCGGCTCGCAACGGCAAGTCAAATAAACAACTTCACCGGTTAAAGCAACAAATAGATACCCACTCCCATTGCATCCTGTTAAAGTCAAAAAAGAAGGGAGATATCACCCAGTTAGTGCGACAGCACATAGGGGATTATGATGTTTTTGTAGCATGTGGTGGGGATGGAACTGTTCGCGAAATTGCCGGGGAACTGCTTCATACTACTAAAGAGTTAGGAATAATTCCTATGGGCACCGGTAATGATTTGTGTAAGACATTAGGCATACCCAAAGATATGGACCGGGCGCTTGAAATCTTATTTCAACAAACTGCAACAGCTATTGATGTTGGAAAATGCAATGAATTCATCTTTTTAAATACCCTTGGATTAGGTTTTGACGGACTTACTAACAAGTATTCCTATAATTTCAATAGTTTGCCTTCTTTCTTACGATATATAGTAGCCGCAATACGTACTACATTTACCCATTCCGCTTTTATCGTAATGTCTGATTGGTTTGATAATCCTAAAAAGGTAATCATGCTTTCCTTTGCTAATGGAAGGGTAGAAGGGGGAAACTTTCGAATAGCCCCTGAAGCCTCAATTACTGATCAGCAATTGGATATGGTTACTATTCGCAAAGTAAGAAGATGGCTTATTCCCCTTTTATTACCGGTATTTTATTTCGGAAAAGCTTCAAAACTACCCCAGGTGCAATATCAACAAATCGATAAAATAAACTTTACTATTGATCAACCGGTAGATATACATGCCGATGGCGAAATTATAGAATCAGGGGAAACCGACTTTACTGTTTCAATACTTAGCGGTGCTTTGTCTGTTATTTGCAAGCTTTAG
- a CDS encoding fasciclin domain-containing protein — translation MEYLRRFITLSVCFVGIMAASELCEAQNIMDKMKQHEQAKHFARAIVETNLDQKLNDSGPYTLFVPSKKVFNSLNEAQKVNKQLILNHIFTGMATERSLKVMKNVTCLSGKKITIKSDSNNKMSVNSFRLLSSNIKASNGVIHIINGVIK, via the coding sequence ATGGAATATTTAAGGCGATTTATTACTCTATCGGTTTGTTTTGTAGGTATTATGGCCGCTTCAGAGCTATGTGAGGCGCAAAATATTATGGACAAGATGAAACAACATGAGCAAGCTAAACATTTTGCTCGTGCCATCGTTGAGACCAATTTAGATCAAAAGCTCAATGATTCTGGCCCTTATACCCTTTTTGTACCTTCTAAAAAGGTGTTTAACTCATTAAATGAAGCCCAGAAAGTTAATAAGCAATTGATTCTCAATCATATATTCACCGGTATGGCAACAGAAAGAAGCCTAAAGGTGATGAAAAATGTTACTTGCTTAAGTGGAAAGAAAATCACAATAAAGTCAGATAGCAATAATAAAATGTCAGTTAATTCATTTCGACTGCTATCTTCAAATATTAAAGCCAGTAATGGAGTTATTCATATTATTAACGGAGTTATAAAGTAA